From the Tenacibaculum dicentrarchi genome, the window AAAACTTTTCACCATTAAAAACAATGGTTAACCCTACATTTAAGTACACATAATTTTTAAGCATCTTAGAAACATATTCATTTCTATACTTATAATTTTTAAAAATTAGTTCATCGGGGATAAAAGACACTTTTGTTCCTTTTCTTCGAGAAGTTTTTTCTAAAAATTCTTGATTGATTAAAGTACCTTGTTCAAATTCGGCTGCTGCTGATTTTCCGTCTCTTGATGATTCTACTCTAAAAAATGATGAAAGCGCATTTACCGCTTTTGTACCTACTCCGTTTAGCCCTACGGATTTTTTAAATGCTTTTGAATCGTACTTTCCTCCCGTGTTCATTTTAGAAACCACATCGACTACTTTTCCTAAAGGAATCCCTCGACCATAATCTCTAACAATTACTTTATTTCCTTGGATAGAAATTTCTATAGTTCTACCAGCTCCCATTACATATTCATCAATAGAGTTATCTAACACCTCTTTGACTAAAATATAAATTCCATCATCGGCAGATGAACCATCTCCTAGTTTACCAATATACATTCCTGGACGCATTCGGATATGTTCTTTCCAATCGAGCGAGCGGATGTTGTCTTCAGTATATTTTGTTTCTTTAGTCATAAAATTTGATAATTGATCTCTTTGCGAAATTAACAAATCCTAATCAAAAATAAAGCAGTATATTCATTTAATTATGAAAATAATATTATTTGTTTTTTAACGTCTTTCCCTTGCTACTACAGCGTTTTTAAACTAATTTAATCGATTTTACCACCCTAAAAAACCCCTTAAATAAAAAAAATAAATAAGCATAAAAAAGTGGGCTAATTATGATTTATTTAACGCTAAATTTTTAAACTCACTTTTACCTCATTTTTTCATTTTTATTACTTGAATTTCTAGAAACACTCCAAAAGTAAAAATCACTTCCAATAAAATTATTTTTTAATTTACAACCTTCTTTTTTATCATAAGCTGATTTTTATCATTTAATTAACAGTTTTTTCTTTAAATATTTGTTTAAAATATACTTAACGAAAAAAATATGAGAAAAACAAATTTAACAAAAAGCTTATTAACTTTAAATCAGCAAAGTATCGATTAAACAAAAAAGATTTAGCATTATAAATCAAAAAGAAAAAAACAGAAAATAATAAAAGTCTAAAAAAACAACACTTGAATTTTAAACGAAACATATTACCAGAGAAAAAATCTAAATGGCGGCAAATTGCTATTATTTTAATAGGAATTGTTACAGGTTTAGGTTTTTTTATGGCAAAAGAAGCTTCGTTAGTTTCTTATATGTCAGATGATCCTTTGGCTTGTGTAAATTGTCATGTGATGACTCCAATGTATAATAGTTGGATGCACAGCTCACACAGAGAACAAGCCTCATGTAATGATTGTCATGTACCGCACGACAATGTTTTTAATAAATACTTCTTTAAAGCAAAAGATGGTTTGTTTCATGCAACCATTTTTACCGCACGAGCAGAACCGGAGGTTATGTTTATGAGAGAAGCATCACAAGAAGTAGTACAAAACAACTGTATTCGTTGTCATATTCAGCAGGTTACTCAAACAAAATATGATGGTTGGTTAGACGATCATAGAGAAAGTAGAACCGAACGAAAATGCTGGTCATGTCATCAAGAATTACCTCACGGTACCGTGCATGGTATTTCAACCATTAAAAACAATATTGCGCCAATTCCTACAGATCAGGTTGAAGCCGTAATACCTGAATGGTTAAATACTAAAATTGAACAAAAAAAATAACAAAACAAAAACTAACAAAATGAAAAACAAAATATTATTTATTGTTACTGTAGTGGTCGTTTTTCTATTAGGATTACTTGCCTCTAGTATTGTAAATAGAAAAAATGAAGCTAAGTACAAATATG encodes:
- the nrfH gene encoding cytochrome c nitrite reductase small subunit — encoded protein: MNFKRNILPEKKSKWRQIAIILIGIVTGLGFFMAKEASLVSYMSDDPLACVNCHVMTPMYNSWMHSSHREQASCNDCHVPHDNVFNKYFFKAKDGLFHATIFTARAEPEVMFMREASQEVVQNNCIRCHIQQVTQTKYDGWLDDHRESRTERKCWSCHQELPHGTVHGISTIKNNIAPIPTDQVEAVIPEWLNTKIEQKK